In Capillimicrobium parvum, a genomic segment contains:
- a CDS encoding FCD domain-containing protein → MSPSHLPSSSRHSVLAPLDSGGRVAVVERRLADAIDVGVFGEGDQLPSESDLAAQLGVATVTLREALAGLRRTGLVETRRGRHGGTFVRGPADGRLLDRIGALSVDELRDLADHRTAVAATVAELAAERASAPDLERLEEHVERLAAASGPVERRAADERFHVELAATTRSLRLTRAEMDLQAEAGPLVWLVADPERALRDHRAVLAAVRERRPRAARERMAAHVGAEFEALVALHLRRLTPDPAPVLDRVCTALEAVFDEIASVRAVVLELPAAPHRTDLAPIRDRVHAILERSPLVAGAGMVFAPGALRDAPRWLEWWRRAGSGPPVFLNAELDPGRPEFYDYEAAEWFTTPRDTGTRWIAGPFVDHSGTNEHILTLTMPVVRDGRFLGVAGADIAVGSIEPIAGPALAAVGADAVLLNHRGRVIATNTPRWPVGVLWGGDPAGARVERDPRVGWNVVISA, encoded by the coding sequence ATGTCGCCGAGCCACCTCCCTTCCAGCAGCCGGCACAGCGTCCTCGCCCCGCTCGATTCCGGCGGGCGCGTGGCGGTGGTCGAGCGCCGGCTTGCGGACGCGATCGACGTCGGAGTCTTCGGCGAGGGGGACCAGCTGCCGTCGGAGAGCGACCTCGCCGCCCAGCTCGGCGTGGCGACGGTCACGCTGCGCGAGGCGCTCGCCGGCCTGCGCCGGACGGGGCTCGTGGAGACGCGGCGGGGACGCCACGGCGGGACGTTCGTACGCGGGCCGGCCGACGGGCGCCTGCTCGACCGGATCGGCGCGCTCAGCGTCGACGAGCTGCGCGACCTGGCCGATCACCGGACCGCCGTGGCGGCCACCGTCGCCGAGCTGGCGGCCGAGCGGGCGTCAGCTCCGGACCTCGAGCGCCTGGAGGAGCACGTCGAGCGGCTCGCCGCCGCGTCCGGGCCCGTCGAACGCCGGGCCGCCGACGAGCGCTTCCACGTCGAGCTGGCAGCGACCACGCGCTCGCTGCGGCTCACGCGCGCGGAGATGGACCTGCAGGCCGAAGCCGGGCCGCTCGTCTGGCTCGTCGCGGACCCGGAGCGCGCGCTCCGCGATCACCGCGCGGTGCTGGCCGCGGTCCGGGAGCGGCGCCCGCGCGCGGCCCGCGAGCGCATGGCCGCGCACGTCGGCGCCGAGTTCGAGGCGCTGGTCGCGCTGCACCTTCGCCGCCTCACGCCGGATCCAGCGCCCGTCCTCGACCGCGTCTGCACCGCCCTGGAGGCCGTCTTCGACGAGATCGCGAGCGTGCGCGCGGTCGTCCTCGAACTGCCCGCCGCACCGCACCGCACCGATCTCGCGCCCATCCGCGACCGCGTGCACGCGATCCTCGAGCGGTCGCCGCTCGTGGCCGGGGCCGGCATGGTCTTCGCTCCCGGCGCGCTGCGGGACGCGCCGCGCTGGCTGGAGTGGTGGCGGCGCGCGGGGTCGGGGCCGCCGGTCTTCCTGAACGCCGAGCTCGACCCGGGGCGGCCGGAGTTCTACGACTACGAGGCCGCCGAGTGGTTCACCACGCCGCGCGACACCGGCACGCGCTGGATCGCCGGGCCGTTCGTGGACCACAGCGGCACGAACGAGCACATCCTCACGCTCACGATGCCGGTCGTGCGCGACGGGCGGTTCCTCGGCGTGGCCGGCGCGGACATCGCGGTCGGGTCGATCGAGCCCATCGCGGGGCCGGCGCTGGCCGCCGTCGGCGCGGACGCCGTGCTGCTCAACCACCGCGGCCGGGTCATCGCGACGAACACTCCCCGCTGGCCCGTGGGGGTGCTCTGGGGAGGCGACCCGGCCGGGGCCCGCGTCGAGCGCGATCCGCGCGTCGGGTGGAACGTCGTGATCAGCGCGTGA
- a CDS encoding (Fe-S)-binding protein: protein MTIDGGRPETTDAFVAEWRNAAYNCYSSGHKFCREVCPVQQVTRNESWTPTAFHANVVAMEQGELDVADVAEDFVNCTQCGACELRCPNTLFTGDFYRFRTRTVDLVKAVRALAVDQGIHQPGYQRWNLLTDERRHEPVLGEFAGDAPAVPVDQDHVADWAADLDLPVGGETILFVDCEAAFYRTSVPRAVAQMLKQAGVEFGLMREQWCCGGPAAEMGYVEQAMRFARHNLDDWRAVGAKRVIVLDPHDYITFTEDYPRYFGTEVDDLEIVLAVELLAGLVRDGTLTPSVPIERTITYHDPCRLNKRKGIWQEPREILRAIPGLDFRDVDRVTQWSYCSGAGAGLPVEKPELTARISDRRLAQAAELEVDTLVSACPWSERPLSAAGEPRAIDVVDIHELLAESLGIDVGGSRGEVAS from the coding sequence TTGACGATCGATGGCGGGCGACCGGAGACCACCGACGCGTTCGTGGCGGAGTGGCGCAATGCCGCCTACAACTGCTACAGCTCGGGCCACAAGTTCTGCCGCGAGGTCTGCCCGGTCCAGCAGGTGACGCGCAACGAGTCGTGGACGCCGACCGCGTTCCACGCGAACGTCGTGGCGATGGAGCAGGGCGAGCTCGACGTGGCCGACGTCGCCGAGGACTTCGTCAACTGCACGCAGTGCGGTGCGTGCGAGCTGCGCTGCCCGAACACGCTGTTCACCGGCGACTTCTACCGCTTCCGCACCCGTACGGTGGACCTCGTCAAGGCGGTGCGCGCGCTCGCCGTCGATCAGGGCATCCACCAGCCCGGCTACCAGCGCTGGAACCTGCTGACCGACGAGCGCCGCCACGAGCCGGTGCTCGGCGAGTTCGCCGGCGACGCGCCCGCGGTCCCTGTCGACCAGGACCACGTCGCCGACTGGGCGGCGGACCTCGACCTGCCCGTCGGCGGCGAGACGATCCTGTTCGTGGACTGCGAGGCGGCGTTCTACCGCACGTCGGTCCCGCGGGCGGTCGCCCAGATGCTGAAGCAGGCGGGGGTCGAGTTCGGCCTCATGCGCGAGCAGTGGTGCTGCGGCGGGCCGGCCGCGGAGATGGGCTACGTCGAGCAGGCGATGCGCTTCGCCCGCCACAACCTCGACGACTGGCGCGCGGTCGGCGCCAAGCGGGTGATCGTGCTCGACCCGCACGACTACATCACGTTCACCGAGGACTACCCGCGGTACTTCGGGACGGAGGTCGACGACCTGGAGATCGTGCTGGCCGTCGAGCTGCTGGCGGGACTCGTGCGCGACGGGACGCTGACGCCGAGCGTCCCCATCGAGCGCACGATCACCTACCACGACCCATGCCGCCTGAACAAGCGCAAGGGCATCTGGCAGGAGCCGCGGGAGATCCTGCGCGCGATCCCGGGGCTCGACTTCAGGGACGTCGACCGGGTCACCCAGTGGTCGTACTGCTCGGGCGCGGGCGCGGGCCTGCCGGTGGAGAAGCCGGAGCTCACCGCCCGCATCAGCGACCGCCGGCTCGCGCAGGCCGCCGAGCTCGAGGTCGACACGCTCGTCAGCGCGTGCCCGTGGTCCGAGCGGCCGCTGAGCGCCGCGGGTGAGCCGCGGGCCATCGACGTCGTCGACATCCACGAGCTGCTGGCCGAGTCGCTCGGCATCGACGTCGGGGGCAGCCGGGGCGAGGTGGCGTCGTGA
- a CDS encoding FAD-binding oxidoreductase, with amino-acid sequence MSVATKGGLDDAVLEELAQVLGSEHLLTTKPARMHRARVPAPFPVHRWADHVPDAVVLPASTEEVAEIVRIANRFGVPVVPRSGGTGLTDGAVPLRHGILLDLKRLDQIHEIDLEDRTCTVGAGVNMLKLNEVLGRHGLIYPDDPASYPCSMVGGRIGTSGWSLIGSRYGHTRDLVLSFVHVLPTGEVVRIGDGGGRKISKSSTGYTLKPLFMGHQGTLGVATEATLKLYPKPEAELSPFWSFEDYDTAHRALREIVRTDCATFAGAVLFDHEKVAYLRRDDEAYIPQPESVRALVCAVLYGNEDEVLAGGRRIMRVARENGARYLGDEISEGDWAARHDRYATPLHGRTKDGQVVPMSWHCEDASTVWSQLPAVRRKWHEIVADLRRRSDVFDDWGMFAYTNGRTGVDYLTEIDVGIWEQELDDETWAMWIKAKRDIAQVAVDHGGSISACHGACREGEVDVVPIELGGAYDVMKQIKRTLDPNNVMNPGKYGLDGAFEEDLK; translated from the coding sequence GTGAGCGTCGCCACGAAGGGCGGCCTCGACGATGCGGTCCTCGAGGAGCTCGCCCAGGTCCTGGGGTCCGAGCACCTGCTGACGACCAAGCCGGCGCGCATGCACCGCGCGCGCGTGCCGGCGCCGTTCCCGGTGCACAGGTGGGCCGACCACGTGCCCGACGCCGTCGTCCTGCCGGCGAGCACCGAGGAGGTCGCGGAGATCGTCCGGATCGCCAACCGCTTCGGCGTCCCGGTCGTCCCGCGCAGCGGCGGCACCGGCCTCACCGACGGCGCGGTGCCGCTGCGCCACGGCATCCTGCTCGATCTCAAGCGCCTGGACCAGATCCACGAGATCGACCTCGAGGACCGAACGTGCACCGTCGGCGCGGGCGTGAACATGCTCAAGCTCAACGAGGTCCTCGGCCGCCACGGGCTGATCTATCCCGACGATCCGGCGTCGTACCCGTGCTCGATGGTCGGTGGCCGGATCGGGACGAGCGGCTGGTCGCTGATCGGCTCGCGCTACGGCCACACGCGCGACCTGGTGCTGAGCTTCGTCCACGTGCTGCCGACCGGCGAGGTCGTGCGCATCGGCGACGGCGGCGGGCGCAAGATCTCCAAGAGCTCGACGGGATACACGCTCAAGCCGCTGTTCATGGGCCACCAGGGCACGCTCGGGGTCGCCACCGAGGCGACGCTCAAGCTGTACCCCAAGCCCGAGGCGGAGCTCTCGCCGTTCTGGTCGTTCGAGGACTACGACACCGCCCACCGGGCCCTGCGCGAGATCGTCCGCACCGACTGCGCGACCTTCGCCGGCGCCGTGCTGTTCGACCACGAGAAGGTCGCCTACCTGCGTCGCGACGACGAGGCGTACATCCCGCAGCCCGAGAGCGTCCGGGCGCTCGTGTGCGCGGTCCTCTACGGCAACGAGGACGAGGTCCTCGCCGGGGGCAGGCGGATCATGCGGGTCGCGCGCGAGAACGGCGCCCGCTACCTCGGCGACGAGATCTCCGAGGGCGACTGGGCCGCGCGCCACGACCGCTACGCGACCCCGCTGCACGGGCGCACGAAGGACGGCCAGGTCGTGCCGATGAGCTGGCACTGCGAGGACGCCTCGACCGTCTGGAGCCAGCTGCCCGCGGTCCGCAGGAAGTGGCACGAGATCGTGGCGGACCTGCGCCGGCGCAGCGACGTCTTCGACGACTGGGGCATGTTCGCCTACACGAACGGCCGGACGGGCGTGGACTACCTGACCGAGATCGACGTCGGGATCTGGGAGCAGGAGCTCGACGACGAGACCTGGGCGATGTGGATCAAGGCCAAGCGGGACATCGCCCAGGTCGCCGTCGACCACGGGGGCTCGATCAGCGCCTGTCACGGCGCCTGCCGGGAGGGCGAGGTCGACGTCGTGCCGATCGAGCTCGGCGGCGCCTACGACGTCATGAAGCAGATCAAGCGCACGCTGGACCCCAACAACGTCATGAACCCGGGCAAGTACGGCCTCGACGGAGCGTTCGAGGAGGACCTCAAGTGA
- a CDS encoding LLM class flavin-dependent oxidoreductase yields MRFSYCMLPDYPLDDSIEMIKTADRLGFHAVYAVDETWHKDLWVLFAAAADKTEHIRFGPNVTHVFLREPTLICQQLATLDELTNGRMECVVSTGNFGLMAQYHVDWEHRKPLSRLKEAMHVMRTFLADGKIDFQGDFFQYTGLFTAARPVQERIPLLMGGMKGPRSFVAAGELADGLHHALSYSREAYEYVVDNVRTGADRAGRSMDDIDVGAWVVTVVGEDSAAAKRAARILVAFYISSMPAEQLGRHGISLEEVQPVVDALGAGDVARAIQLFRPELAEKLSLAGTPEEVVEKIRRDIEPAGVDHMILALSDAHLVKFFAGEDVPGVPTINEQLKLVADRVMPAFGAAVMA; encoded by the coding sequence ATGCGCTTCAGCTACTGCATGCTGCCGGACTACCCGCTCGACGACTCGATCGAGATGATCAAGACCGCGGATCGGCTCGGCTTCCACGCCGTCTACGCGGTCGACGAGACGTGGCACAAGGACCTGTGGGTCCTCTTCGCGGCGGCCGCCGACAAGACGGAGCACATCCGCTTCGGCCCGAACGTCACCCACGTCTTCCTGCGCGAGCCGACGCTGATCTGCCAGCAGCTCGCGACGCTCGACGAGCTGACGAACGGCCGCATGGAGTGCGTCGTCTCGACCGGCAACTTCGGCCTGATGGCCCAGTACCACGTCGACTGGGAGCACCGCAAGCCGCTGTCACGGCTCAAGGAGGCCATGCACGTGATGCGCACGTTCCTGGCCGACGGCAAGATCGACTTCCAGGGCGACTTCTTCCAGTACACGGGGCTGTTCACCGCCGCCCGCCCGGTGCAGGAGCGCATCCCGCTGCTCATGGGCGGCATGAAGGGCCCACGCTCGTTCGTCGCCGCCGGCGAGCTCGCCGACGGCCTGCACCACGCGCTCTCGTACTCGCGCGAGGCCTACGAGTACGTCGTCGACAACGTGCGGACGGGCGCGGACCGCGCCGGGCGCAGCATGGACGACATCGACGTCGGCGCGTGGGTCGTGACCGTCGTGGGGGAGGACTCCGCCGCCGCCAAGCGCGCCGCGCGGATCCTCGTCGCCTTCTACATCTCCTCGATGCCCGCCGAGCAGCTCGGGCGCCATGGCATCTCCCTGGAGGAGGTCCAGCCCGTCGTCGACGCCCTCGGCGCGGGCGACGTGGCCCGGGCCATCCAGCTGTTTCGCCCCGAGCTCGCCGAGAAGCTGTCGCTGGCCGGCACGCCGGAGGAGGTCGTCGAGAAGATCCGGCGCGACATCGAGCCGGCGGGCGTCGACCACATGATCCTCGCGCTCTCCGACGCGCACCTCGTGAAGTTCTTCGCGGGCGAGGACGTCCCGGGCGTGCCGACGATCAACGAGCAGCTGAAGCTCGTCGCCGACCGCGTCATGCCGGCGTTCGGGGCGGCCGTGATGGCCTGA
- the pcaD gene encoding 3-oxoadipate enol-lactonase, which yields MSAVDVHHLVEGPPDMPALVLINSLGSSIAMWERQIEELSGPFRVVRFDLRGHGASPVPPGPYELADLGADVVALLDRLEIPRAHLAGVSLGGMTAMWMGINAPERVDHLVLCCTSAKLGPPEAWAERARLVREQGTGAVADAVVARWLTPGYAAAHPEVRQRLRAMIAATPPEGYAACCEAIEHMDLEPELDRIAAPTLVIAGADDPATPPDHGARIAARVPGARMAVVPDSAHLANIQQAAEVSSLILRHLQ from the coding sequence TTGAGCGCCGTCGACGTGCACCACCTGGTGGAGGGCCCGCCGGACATGCCGGCCCTCGTGCTGATCAACTCGCTCGGCTCCAGCATCGCCATGTGGGAGCGCCAGATCGAGGAGCTGTCGGGCCCGTTCCGCGTCGTGCGCTTCGACCTGCGCGGCCACGGCGCCTCGCCGGTGCCCCCCGGCCCGTACGAGCTGGCCGACCTCGGCGCGGACGTCGTCGCGCTGCTCGACCGGCTCGAGATCCCACGCGCCCACCTCGCCGGCGTGTCGCTCGGCGGCATGACCGCGATGTGGATGGGCATCAACGCGCCCGAGCGGGTCGACCACCTGGTCCTGTGCTGCACGTCGGCCAAGCTCGGGCCGCCCGAGGCCTGGGCCGAGCGGGCGCGGCTCGTGCGCGAGCAGGGCACGGGAGCCGTCGCCGACGCGGTCGTCGCGCGCTGGCTGACCCCCGGCTACGCGGCCGCCCACCCGGAGGTGCGCCAGCGGCTGCGCGCCATGATCGCCGCGACGCCCCCGGAGGGCTACGCCGCGTGCTGCGAGGCCATCGAGCACATGGACCTGGAGCCGGAGCTCGACCGGATCGCCGCGCCGACGCTCGTCATCGCCGGCGCCGACGACCCGGCCACGCCGCCCGACCACGGCGCGCGGATCGCCGCGCGCGTGCCGGGGGCGCGGATGGCGGTCGTGCCCGACTCGGCGCACCTGGCGAACATCCAGCAGGCGGCCGAGGTCTCGAGCCTGATCCTCCGCCACCTGCAGTAG
- the pcaB gene encoding 3-carboxy-cis,cis-muconate cycloisomerase, whose protein sequence is MSSGLFGGVLARGQVAGAVDDHAFLQGMLDFERALARAQAAAGLMEPRAAEAIAAACRAEDYDPVAIGAQAPSIGNPAGPLVKALTARVEGPGRGQVHRGATSQDVVDTAMMIVARRALTLLRQDLDGAAFAAAALARAHRATPIAGRTLLQQAVPTTFGLKAASWMTGLDAAADRVLAVRCERLAVQFGGAAGNLAGLGDRGIEVLEGIARELDLPAPAIPWHTDRTRIADIAGALALACGAVAKVARDVVLLSQTEVGEVREGTGGGSSAMPHKRNPVAAISALGAARQAPGLAATLLASMEQEHERAAGAWHAEWSPLRELLVAAGSAAAWLRDCLEGLEVDPERMRANLDLTGGLLLAERVTAALTDAIGRGTAHELVERAASEAGASDRSFAEVLCDDPQVRDHLGADAVGELMDPTGYLGSAPGLVDRALNAHDHRRPA, encoded by the coding sequence GTGAGTAGCGGCCTCTTCGGCGGCGTCCTCGCGCGCGGGCAGGTGGCCGGCGCGGTCGACGACCACGCGTTCCTGCAGGGCATGCTCGACTTCGAGCGTGCGCTCGCGCGCGCCCAGGCGGCCGCCGGGCTCATGGAGCCGCGCGCCGCCGAGGCGATCGCCGCCGCCTGCCGCGCGGAGGACTACGACCCCGTGGCGATCGGGGCGCAGGCTCCCTCGATCGGCAACCCGGCGGGGCCGCTCGTCAAGGCGCTGACCGCCCGCGTCGAGGGCCCGGGCCGGGGCCAGGTGCACCGCGGCGCGACGAGCCAGGACGTCGTCGACACCGCGATGATGATCGTGGCGCGGCGCGCGCTGACGCTGCTGCGCCAGGACCTCGACGGCGCCGCGTTCGCCGCCGCCGCGCTGGCCCGGGCGCACCGCGCGACGCCGATCGCAGGGCGCACGCTCCTGCAGCAGGCGGTGCCGACGACGTTCGGCCTGAAGGCGGCGAGCTGGATGACCGGCCTGGACGCGGCGGCCGACCGGGTCCTGGCCGTGCGGTGCGAGCGCCTCGCCGTCCAGTTCGGCGGCGCCGCGGGCAATCTCGCCGGGCTCGGCGACCGGGGCATCGAGGTGCTCGAGGGGATCGCCCGCGAGCTCGACCTGCCCGCGCCCGCCATCCCGTGGCACACCGACCGCACGCGCATCGCCGACATCGCCGGCGCGCTCGCGCTGGCGTGCGGCGCCGTCGCCAAGGTGGCGCGCGACGTCGTCCTGCTCAGCCAGACCGAGGTCGGCGAGGTGCGCGAGGGCACGGGCGGCGGCTCGTCGGCCATGCCGCACAAGCGCAACCCCGTCGCGGCGATCTCCGCGCTCGGCGCCGCCCGCCAGGCTCCCGGGCTCGCGGCCACGCTGCTGGCCTCGATGGAGCAGGAGCACGAGCGCGCGGCCGGCGCATGGCACGCCGAGTGGTCGCCGCTGCGCGAGCTGCTCGTCGCCGCCGGCTCGGCCGCAGCGTGGCTGCGCGACTGCCTGGAGGGCCTCGAGGTCGACCCCGAGCGGATGCGCGCGAACCTCGACCTCACGGGCGGCCTCCTGCTGGCCGAGCGGGTGACCGCGGCGCTGACCGACGCGATCGGCCGCGGCACCGCGCACGAGCTCGTCGAGCGCGCGGCGAGTGAGGCGGGCGCGTCGGACCGGTCGTTCGCCGAGGTGCTGTGCGACGATCCGCAGGTCCGCGATCATCTGGGGGCCGACGCCGTCGGGGAGCTGATGGACCCCACCGGCTATCTCGGCAGCGCACCGGGGCTCGTCGACCGCGCGTTGAACGCCCACGACCACAGGAGACCCGCTTGA
- the pobA gene encoding 4-hydroxybenzoate 3-monooxygenase has product MVSHRAGIGTPRTQVGIVGAGPAGLFLAEMLRRHGIGSVILEARSREYVEHRVRAGVLEQGTVDAMAELGVDERLRSEGLLHEGFELRFDGEGHRIDMQALCGRAITVYGQQEVVKDLTDAHLAGGGTILFEAGDVALHDFEGDAPSITFTHDGAAHTLACDFIAGCDGFHGVSRPSVPDGVLTVYERVYPFAWLGILAHAEPSSEELIYANHERGFALQSMRSPSVTRLYLQVTPDEQLDDWSDTRIWEELQRRMETRDGSFRLNEGEIFDRGITPMRSFVVEPMQHGRLFLAGDAAHIVPPTGAKGLNVAVSDVQNLSEALVAFYETGERTALDGYSARCLRRIWRVEHFSWFMTSMLHRPHDQDPFEMQLQRSQLRYVTSSHAARESLAENYAGLPRE; this is encoded by the coding sequence ATGGTGAGCCATCGCGCCGGCATCGGCACCCCGAGGACGCAGGTCGGGATCGTCGGAGCGGGGCCGGCCGGCCTGTTCCTGGCGGAGATGCTGCGCCGCCACGGGATCGGGTCGGTGATCCTCGAGGCGCGCAGCCGCGAGTATGTCGAGCATCGCGTGCGCGCCGGCGTGCTCGAGCAGGGCACCGTCGATGCGATGGCCGAGCTCGGCGTCGACGAGCGGCTGCGCAGCGAGGGCCTCCTGCACGAGGGCTTCGAGCTGCGCTTCGACGGCGAGGGCCACCGCATCGACATGCAGGCGCTGTGCGGGCGGGCGATCACCGTGTACGGCCAGCAGGAGGTCGTCAAGGACCTCACCGACGCGCACCTGGCCGGCGGCGGCACGATCCTCTTCGAGGCCGGGGACGTCGCGCTGCACGACTTCGAGGGCGACGCACCCTCGATCACGTTCACCCACGACGGTGCCGCCCACACGCTCGCGTGCGACTTCATCGCCGGCTGCGACGGCTTCCACGGCGTGTCGCGGCCGTCGGTGCCCGACGGCGTGCTCACCGTCTACGAGCGCGTCTATCCGTTCGCGTGGCTGGGCATCCTCGCCCACGCCGAGCCGTCGTCGGAGGAGCTGATCTACGCCAACCACGAGCGCGGCTTCGCGCTGCAGTCGATGCGCTCGCCCAGCGTCACGCGGCTCTACCTGCAGGTGACCCCCGACGAGCAGCTCGACGACTGGTCCGACACGCGCATCTGGGAGGAGCTGCAGCGGCGCATGGAGACGCGCGACGGCTCGTTCCGCCTCAACGAGGGCGAGATCTTCGACCGCGGGATCACGCCGATGCGCAGCTTCGTCGTCGAGCCGATGCAGCACGGGCGCCTGTTCCTGGCCGGCGACGCCGCGCACATCGTCCCGCCGACCGGCGCGAAGGGCCTGAACGTCGCGGTGTCGGACGTCCAGAACCTGTCCGAGGCGCTCGTCGCGTTCTACGAGACGGGCGAGCGGACCGCGCTTGACGGATACTCCGCCCGGTGCCTGCGCCGCATCTGGCGGGTCGAGCACTTCTCGTGGTTCATGACCTCCATGCTGCACCGCCCGCACGACCAGGACCCGTTCGAGATGCAGCTGCAGCGGTCGCAGCTGCGCTACGTGACGTCGTCGCACGCCGCACGCGAGTCCCTGGCCGAGAACTACGCCGGCCTGCCGCGTGAGTAG